A window of the Hypomesus transpacificus isolate Combined female chromosome 22, fHypTra1, whole genome shotgun sequence genome harbors these coding sequences:
- the LOC124484632 gene encoding nephronectin → MEFTTVSSLSVRQQLLVITMRFIALSFANQHESAVRTESGGIRGLSGPGVCSFGGSMACCLGWRNVNGLCQPVCGKPCVKGECVGPDKCCCIAGYMGQQCEEDVNECGMAVRPCSQRCMNLPGSYRCYCDPGYTLNTDGHTCTRELECVSGRCQFGCQIETGGEVHCLCPPGLHLAKDNRTCEDVNECLEFSDVCPPRRTCKNTFGSFACVCRDGFVLGMLHNSVQCRDHNECVSGSHRCSRNARCVNTDGSYICQCAEEYAGNGLTCWHTLSKSTMYFKYKLSKRTKSTQPLG, encoded by the exons ATGGAATTTACAACTGTGAGCAGCCTTTCAGTGcgtcaacagttattggtcatcACGATGCGTTTCATTGCGCTGTCCTTTGCTAACCAGCACGAAAG CGCTGTGAGGACCGAGTCTGGAGGTATCAGGGGTCTGTCTGGACCAGGGGTTTGTAGCTTTGGGGGATCCATGGCATGTTGTTTGGGGTGGAGGAATGTTAACGGACTCTGTCAGC CGGTGTGTGGAAAGCcatgtgtgaagggagagtgtgtgggtcCAGACAAGTGCTGCTGTATAGCTGGTTACATGGGGCAGCAATGTGAAGAAG ATGTGAACGAGTGTGGCATGGCTGTGCGGCCGTGCTCCCAGCGCTGCATGAACCTCCCAGGGAGCTACCGCTGCTACTGTGACCCCGGCTACACCCTcaacacagacggacacacctGCACCC gagAGCTGGAGTGTGTCTCTGGTCGTTGTCAGTTTGGTTGCCAGATAGAAACAGGGGGAGAAGTGCACTGTCTGTGTCCCCCCGGCCTCCACCTGGCCAAGGACAACAGGACATGTGAAG ACGTGAATGAGTGTTTGGAGTTCTCTGACGTATGCCCACCTCGGCGAACCTGTAAGAACACCTTCGGCagttttgcgtgtgtgtgcagggatggCTTCGTGTTGGGGATGCTCCACAACTCTGTGCAGTGccgag ACCACAACGAGTGTGTGAGCGGTAGTCACCGGTGCAGCCGGAACGCCCGGTGCGTCAACACAGACGGCTCGTACATCTGCCAGTGTGCGGAGGAGTATGCAGGCAATGGGCTCACCTGCTGGCACACTCTGTCAAAGTCTACCATGTACTTCAAATACAAGCTCTCCAAAAGAACAAAATCCACACAACCTTTGGGGTGA